A genomic stretch from Thauera sp. GDN1 includes:
- a CDS encoding nitrous oxide reductase accessory protein NosL codes for MCTHHACLSRRRFLIAGAAAGLLAACGSGNDSGGGAIAPLEFDRSTSCALDGMLLADYPGPKVQMHYAGVPRPDWFCDTIEMFNVYLNPEQARLVTALYVQDMGKAEWDKPVGHWIDAKKAFYVFGSKRLGAMGPTAASFASEADAKAFAAEHGGKMLRFDEVTPDMAILDGGALHDQSM; via the coding sequence ATGTGCACACATCACGCCTGCCTGAGCCGTCGCCGCTTCCTGATCGCCGGCGCCGCAGCCGGACTGCTCGCCGCCTGCGGCAGCGGTAACGACAGCGGCGGCGGCGCCATCGCGCCGCTCGAGTTCGACCGCAGCACCAGTTGCGCGCTCGACGGCATGCTGCTCGCCGACTATCCCGGCCCCAAGGTGCAGATGCACTACGCCGGCGTCCCGCGCCCGGACTGGTTCTGCGACACCATCGAGATGTTCAACGTCTATCTGAACCCGGAGCAGGCCCGCCTGGTCACCGCGCTCTACGTCCAGGACATGGGCAAGGCCGAGTGGGACAAGCCGGTCGGCCACTGGATCGACGCGAAAAAGGCCTTCTACGTGTTCGGCTCCAAGCGCCTGGGCGCGATGGGCCCGACCGCCGCCTCCTTCGCCAGCGAGGCCGACGCCAAGGCCTTCGCCGCCGAGCACGGCGGCAAGATGCTGCGCTTCGACGAGGTCACGCCCGACATGGCGATCCTCGACGGCGGCGCCCTGCACGACCAGTCGATGTAA
- a CDS encoding nitrous oxide reductase accessory protein NosL gives MTSPVWRRRLLLAGAASALAAGSALFLDYGSRPGLGFEPPAEDVCVVAPARVTEPHAYDPASGLAMYEARPVPADARCPICGMYPARFPRWAAQLIFKDGAAHFFDSPVDLFMYLETPERFGSERKPADVAAVYVADFRNGAWLPARQAVFVRDSRARGPMRGPDLPAFADAATAQAFIAEQGGRALSFEQIDASVVSGLRDANHAQHMH, from the coding sequence ATGACGAGCCCGGTATGGCGCCGCCGGCTGCTGCTCGCCGGCGCGGCGAGCGCACTCGCTGCGGGCAGCGCGCTGTTCCTGGATTACGGCAGCCGGCCGGGACTCGGCTTCGAGCCACCGGCCGAGGACGTATGCGTCGTCGCACCCGCGCGGGTGACCGAACCCCATGCCTACGATCCGGCGAGCGGGCTTGCGATGTACGAGGCCCGCCCGGTGCCTGCGGATGCGCGCTGCCCGATCTGCGGCATGTATCCGGCGCGCTTCCCGCGCTGGGCGGCGCAGCTCATCTTCAAGGACGGCGCCGCCCACTTCTTCGACTCCCCGGTCGACCTGTTCATGTACCTGGAGACGCCCGAACGCTTCGGCTCCGAGCGCAAGCCTGCGGACGTGGCGGCGGTCTACGTCGCCGACTTCCGCAACGGCGCCTGGCTGCCCGCGCGGCAGGCGGTGTTCGTGCGCGACTCCAGGGCGCGCGGCCCGATGCGCGGCCCCGACCTGCCCGCCTTCGCCGACGCGGCCACCGCCCAGGCCTTCATCGCCGAACAGGGCGGTCGCGCGCTGTCCTTCGAGCAGATCGACGCCAGCGTCGTCAGCGGCCTGCGCGACGCCAACCACGCCCAGCACATGCACTGA
- a CDS encoding c-type cytochrome — protein sequence MNKFPFLIAAAASVLLAACGGSDSGSAAKPAAAPAQAPAAAAPAAAPAPAAAPAAAPAPAAAPAAAAAPANAAGESTYKKVCALCHASGVAGAPIPGNKDDWGPRIAQGNDILYKHAIEGFTGSKGMMPPRGGGASLSDADVKAAVDFMVGKSK from the coding sequence ATGAACAAGTTTCCCTTCCTGATCGCCGCCGCGGCATCTGTCCTGCTCGCTGCCTGTGGCGGTTCCGACAGCGGCAGCGCGGCCAAGCCCGCGGCCGCGCCGGCACAGGCCCCCGCCGCTGCCGCTCCGGCCGCTGCTCCGGCCCCCGCCGCCGCGCCTGCGGCTGCGCCTGCACCGGCTGCCGCCCCGGCCGCGGCCGCGGCGCCGGCCAATGCCGCCGGCGAGAGCACGTACAAGAAGGTCTGCGCGCTGTGCCACGCCTCTGGCGTCGCCGGTGCCCCGATCCCGGGCAACAAGGACGACTGGGGTCCGCGTATCGCCCAGGGCAACGACATCCTGTACAAGCATGCGATCGAAGGCTTCACCGGCTCCAAGGGCATGATGCCCCCGCGCGGCGGCGGTGCCTCGCTGAGCGACGCCGACGTGAAGGCGGCGGTCGACTTCATGGTCGGCAAGTCGAAGTAA
- a CDS encoding acyl-CoA thioesterase, with translation MPPSRKELVLRVVPMPADLNPAGDVFGGWIMAMVDIAGAVPATRRARSKVATVAVDSFLFKQPVSVGDILSFHAEIVHVGKTSVTVDVEVFAERNPEHPVVVKVTEAKLTYVAVDEFRAKRPIGAA, from the coding sequence ATGCCGCCCTCGCGCAAGGAACTCGTGCTGCGGGTGGTGCCGATGCCCGCCGACCTCAACCCCGCGGGCGACGTGTTCGGGGGCTGGATCATGGCCATGGTCGACATCGCCGGCGCGGTCCCGGCGACGCGGCGGGCACGCTCCAAGGTGGCCACGGTCGCGGTGGACTCCTTCCTGTTCAAGCAGCCCGTCTCGGTGGGCGACATCCTGAGCTTCCATGCCGAGATCGTGCATGTCGGCAAGACCTCGGTGACCGTCGATGTCGAGGTCTTCGCCGAGCGCAACCCGGAGCATCCGGTGGTGGTGAAGGTGACCGAGGCCAAGCTGACCTACGTCGCGGTCGATGAATTCCGCGCCAAGCGCCCGATCGGCGCGGCGTGA
- a CDS encoding patatin-like phospholipase family protein, translated as MLKLRWPRQRAQEQAPILSLALQGGGAHGAYTWGVLDRLLEAGIRIDGISGTSAGAMNAVALAHGWTVGGADGARAALAAFWQAVGDSVPFHLELLHSLNPAADGALPAPMNMMLGFTRLFSPYQFNPFELNPLRDVVSAQFDFERLRRDCPLKLFIAATAVRTGKVRLFHTAEISASALLASACLPTLHHAVEIDGEHYWDGGFTANPAIYPLLYECSTPDILMVLLNPLQRDDAPRSADDIAARSMELGFSTTFLREMRMIAHARRHIAETAGWMPLGRLERKLVHQRFHLIEAEELADADQASKLNAASGFLTQLHELGRTRAAKWLRRHQRQVGQRETVDVARLFL; from the coding sequence ATGCTCAAACTACGATGGCCGCGCCAGCGCGCGCAAGAACAGGCCCCCATCCTCAGCCTCGCGCTCCAGGGCGGGGGCGCGCACGGCGCCTACACCTGGGGCGTGCTCGACCGCCTGCTCGAGGCCGGCATCCGCATCGACGGCATCAGCGGCACCAGCGCCGGCGCGATGAACGCGGTCGCCCTCGCCCACGGGTGGACGGTCGGCGGTGCGGACGGCGCACGTGCCGCGCTCGCCGCCTTCTGGCAGGCGGTGGGCGACAGCGTGCCCTTCCACCTCGAGCTGCTGCACAGCCTGAACCCGGCTGCCGACGGCGCGCTGCCGGCGCCGATGAACATGATGCTGGGCTTCACCCGGCTGTTCTCGCCCTACCAGTTCAACCCCTTCGAGCTCAACCCCCTGCGCGACGTGGTGAGCGCCCAGTTCGACTTCGAGCGCCTGCGTCGCGACTGCCCGCTCAAGCTCTTCATCGCCGCCACCGCGGTGCGCACCGGCAAGGTCCGCCTGTTCCATACCGCCGAAATCAGCGCGTCGGCGCTGCTGGCCTCGGCCTGCCTGCCGACCCTGCACCACGCGGTGGAGATCGACGGCGAGCATTACTGGGACGGCGGCTTCACCGCCAACCCGGCGATCTACCCGCTGCTCTACGAGTGCAGCACGCCCGACATCCTGATGGTGCTGCTCAATCCGCTGCAGCGCGATGACGCGCCCCGCAGCGCCGACGACATCGCGGCACGCAGCATGGAACTGGGCTTCTCCACCACCTTCCTGCGCGAGATGCGGATGATCGCCCACGCCCGCCGCCACATCGCCGAGACCGCGGGCTGGATGCCGCTCGGCCGCCTGGAGCGCAAGCTCGTGCACCAGCGCTTCCACCTCATCGAAGCCGAGGAACTCGCCGACGCCGACCAGGCCAGCAAGCTCAACGCTGCCAGCGGCTTCCTCACGCAACTCCACGAGCTCGGCCGCACACGCGCCGCGAAGTGGCTGCGCAGGCACCAGCGCCAGGTCGGCCAGCGCGAGACGGTGGATGTCGCGCGCCTGTTCCTGTAG
- a CDS encoding adenosine deaminase, producing MDLETYVRALPKAELHLHIEGTLEPEMMFELARRNGVALPWDSVEATRAAYAFTDLQSFLDLYYAGAAALIHEQDFFDLAIAYFERAHADGVVHAELFFDPQTHTARGVAFATVLDGLERACAEAQARWGISSRLILCFLRHLSEDEGFATLQQALPHLARIHGVGLDSSEKGHPPGKFARLFARCRELGLHVVAHAGEEGPPAYIVEALDVLEVERIDHGVRCEEDPALVERLARAQVALTVCPLSNVKLCVFPTLAQHNFKRLLDAGLRLTINSDDPAYFGGYIAQNYLQTAQALGLTRAELKRVARNSLEASFVPESLRAPWLARLEALPD from the coding sequence ATGGACCTCGAGACCTATGTCCGCGCCCTGCCCAAGGCCGAGCTGCACCTGCACATCGAAGGCACGCTGGAGCCGGAGATGATGTTCGAGCTCGCGCGCCGCAACGGCGTCGCGCTGCCCTGGGACAGCGTGGAGGCCACGCGCGCGGCCTATGCCTTCACCGACCTGCAGAGTTTCCTCGACCTCTACTACGCCGGGGCGGCGGCGCTGATCCATGAGCAGGACTTCTTCGATCTCGCCATCGCCTACTTCGAGCGCGCCCATGCCGACGGCGTGGTGCATGCCGAGCTCTTCTTCGATCCGCAGACCCATACCGCGCGCGGCGTCGCCTTCGCGACCGTGCTCGACGGGCTCGAGCGCGCCTGCGCCGAGGCCCAGGCGCGCTGGGGCATCAGCTCGCGGCTGATCCTGTGCTTCCTGCGCCACCTGAGCGAGGACGAGGGCTTCGCCACGCTGCAGCAGGCGCTGCCGCACCTCGCGCGCATCCACGGCGTCGGCCTGGACTCGTCCGAGAAGGGCCACCCGCCGGGCAAGTTCGCGCGCTTGTTCGCGCGCTGCCGCGAGCTCGGCCTGCACGTCGTCGCCCACGCCGGCGAGGAGGGGCCGCCGGCCTACATCGTCGAGGCCCTCGACGTGCTCGAGGTCGAGCGCATCGACCACGGCGTGCGCTGCGAGGAAGATCCGGCCCTGGTCGAGCGCCTGGCGCGCGCGCAGGTGGCGCTGACCGTGTGTCCGCTGTCGAACGTGAAGCTGTGCGTGTTCCCCACGCTGGCGCAGCACAACTTCAAGCGCCTGCTCGACGCCGGGCTCAGGCTCACGATCAACTCCGACGATCCCGCCTACTTCGGCGGCTACATCGCGCAGAACTATCTGCAGACCGCGCAGGCGCTCGGCCTGACGCGCGCCGAGCTCAAGCGCGTGGCGCGCAACAGCCTGGAGGCGAGCTTCGTGCCCGAGTCGCTGCGTGCGCCCTGGCTGGCGCGTCTGGAGGCGCTGCCCGACTGA
- a CDS encoding TRAP transporter substrate-binding protein yields MRKTWLAPLFAAFTAAAGLALATPAAAQTTLKMAYALSANSHYGAGGEAFSKSLDAGTGGRYKVQQFPSSALGGEREVIEGLQLGTIDLAILSTGATLNFVPQTGVFDIPFLMRDLAHARQVLDGPIGQDMLKAFSARGLEALAWGEQGFRHLTNSKRAVTTAADAKGLKIRTTENPVHITAFRQIGILPTPMAWPEVATALQQGTIDGQENPLSVITSAKLSQLQKHLSLTGHVYAPAVIMVSPTVYGSLSDADKKVFMEAAKQAAQAMRNFVDNIEKTGVEQLKAEGMEVVTSVDRKSFEDAVAPVYEEYYKRFDKKLIDDIRNTR; encoded by the coding sequence ATGCGCAAAACCTGGCTTGCCCCGCTGTTCGCCGCCTTCACCGCCGCCGCCGGCCTCGCCCTGGCGACGCCCGCCGCCGCCCAGACGACCCTGAAGATGGCCTATGCGCTGTCGGCCAACTCGCATTACGGCGCGGGCGGCGAGGCGTTCTCGAAGTCGCTCGATGCCGGCACCGGCGGCCGCTACAAGGTGCAGCAGTTCCCCAGCAGCGCGCTCGGCGGCGAGCGCGAGGTCATCGAGGGCCTGCAGCTGGGCACCATCGACCTCGCCATCCTGTCGACCGGCGCCACGCTGAACTTCGTGCCGCAGACCGGCGTGTTCGACATCCCCTTCCTGATGCGCGACCTCGCCCACGCCCGCCAGGTGCTGGACGGCCCGATCGGCCAGGACATGCTGAAGGCCTTCTCCGCACGCGGCCTCGAGGCGCTGGCCTGGGGCGAGCAGGGCTTCCGCCACCTGACCAACAGCAAGCGCGCGGTCACCACCGCCGCGGACGCCAAGGGCCTGAAGATCCGCACCACCGAGAACCCGGTGCACATCACCGCCTTCCGCCAGATCGGCATCCTGCCCACGCCGATGGCCTGGCCGGAGGTCGCCACCGCGCTGCAGCAGGGCACCATCGACGGCCAGGAGAACCCGCTGTCGGTGATCACCTCGGCCAAGCTGTCGCAACTGCAGAAGCACCTGTCGCTGACCGGCCACGTCTATGCGCCGGCGGTGATCATGGTGTCGCCTACCGTGTACGGCAGCCTGTCCGATGCCGACAAGAAGGTGTTCATGGAAGCCGCGAAGCAGGCCGCGCAGGCGATGCGCAACTTCGTCGACAACATCGAGAAGACCGGCGTCGAGCAGCTCAAGGCGGAGGGCATGGAAGTCGTCACCAGCGTGGACCGCAAGTCCTTCGAGGACGCGGTGGCGCCGGTGTACGAGGAGTACTACAAGCGCTTCGACAAGAAGCTGATCGACGACATCCGCAACACCCGCTGA
- a CDS encoding TRAP transporter small permease, producing the protein MTLLRRIDHWLFKGVSVLAQLFLIGAVATGFWQVVARFVLSSPLDWSEVLTRALLIWAVLLGVALAFRHGAMLGVEILRSVLRGAQRRALEWLVALVCAGFLGFLAWIGGQMTWRVRFQTVPSLDVSISWIYLAIPVGAALAAIAVLLRVAAASDAEPVPLDGQG; encoded by the coding sequence ATGACTCTCCTTCGCCGCATCGACCACTGGCTGTTCAAGGGCGTGTCCGTGCTCGCCCAGCTCTTCCTGATCGGCGCGGTGGCGACCGGCTTCTGGCAGGTCGTCGCCCGCTTCGTGCTGTCCTCGCCGCTCGACTGGAGCGAGGTGCTGACACGCGCGCTGCTGATCTGGGCGGTGCTGCTGGGCGTGGCGCTCGCCTTCCGCCACGGCGCGATGCTCGGCGTCGAGATCCTGCGCAGCGTGCTGCGCGGGGCCCAGCGCCGCGCGCTGGAATGGCTGGTGGCGCTGGTGTGCGCCGGCTTCCTCGGCTTCCTGGCCTGGATCGGCGGGCAGATGACCTGGCGCGTGCGCTTCCAGACCGTGCCCAGCCTCGACGTCTCGATCTCGTGGATCTACCTGGCGATTCCCGTCGGCGCCGCGCTGGCGGCGATCGCGGTGCTGCTGCGCGTGGCCGCCGCGTCCGACGCCGAACCCGTGCCGCTCGACGGCCAGGGCTGA
- a CDS encoding TRAP transporter large permease subunit — MSQLMILTMLIFFGLTVPVAVSIGLAAMSGVAAANLPWLVVAQQIYAALDKYPLVAIPFFILAGNLMEAGGISERLVEFAKSLVGGVQGGLAMACVITCMIFAAVAGSSVATTFAVGAILIPAMVRHGYPAPFAASLQATAAELGVIIPPSVPMILFAVSTDTSTGELFIAGVLPGLLIAVALMAYVWLYARRKHLGLQDGDGRLPLWPALRRAWLALLMPVIILGGIYGGVFTPTEASVVAVVYALVVGMLVYRRIRLADLSTTLHRSVVGTASIMFIIANAGVFGFLLNRAGVPDALGQWLGQLFSDKYTFLLGVNAALFLIGMVIETSASIVVLAPLLLPVAVGFGVDPVHFGIIMVINLALGMITPPFGVNLFAASSISGVPLERMVRPLLPFVATVIACLMIVTYVPQISLVLRDLVYR; from the coding sequence ATGTCCCAGTTGATGATCCTCACCATGCTGATCTTCTTCGGCCTCACCGTGCCGGTGGCGGTATCGATCGGCCTGGCGGCGATGAGCGGGGTGGCGGCGGCGAACCTGCCCTGGCTGGTGGTGGCGCAGCAGATCTACGCCGCGCTCGACAAATACCCGCTGGTGGCGATCCCCTTCTTCATCCTCGCCGGCAACCTGATGGAGGCCGGCGGCATCTCCGAGCGCCTGGTCGAGTTCGCCAAGAGCCTGGTCGGCGGCGTGCAGGGCGGGCTCGCGATGGCCTGCGTCATCACCTGCATGATCTTCGCCGCGGTGGCGGGCTCGAGCGTCGCCACCACCTTCGCGGTGGGCGCGATCCTGATCCCGGCCATGGTGCGCCACGGCTACCCGGCGCCCTTCGCCGCCTCGCTGCAGGCCACCGCCGCCGAACTGGGCGTGATCATCCCGCCCTCGGTTCCGATGATCCTGTTCGCGGTATCCACCGACACCTCGACCGGCGAGCTCTTCATCGCCGGCGTGCTGCCCGGCCTGCTGATCGCGGTGGCGCTGATGGCCTACGTATGGCTCTACGCGCGCCGCAAGCACCTCGGCCTGCAGGACGGCGACGGTCGCCTGCCGCTGTGGCCGGCGCTGCGCCGCGCCTGGCTGGCGCTGCTGATGCCGGTGATCATCCTCGGCGGCATCTATGGCGGCGTGTTCACGCCGACCGAGGCCTCGGTGGTGGCGGTGGTGTATGCGCTGGTGGTGGGCATGCTGGTGTATCGGCGCATCCGCCTCGCCGACCTGTCGACGACCCTGCACCGTTCGGTGGTGGGCACCGCCAGCATCATGTTCATCATCGCCAACGCCGGCGTGTTCGGCTTCCTGCTCAACCGCGCCGGCGTGCCGGATGCGCTCGGGCAGTGGCTCGGCCAGCTCTTCAGCGACAAGTACACCTTCCTGCTCGGGGTGAATGCGGCGCTGTTCCTGATCGGCATGGTGATCGAGACCTCGGCCTCGATCGTCGTGCTCGCGCCGCTGCTGCTGCCGGTGGCGGTGGGCTTCGGCGTCGATCCGGTGCATTTCGGCATCATCATGGTGATCAACCTCGCGCTCGGCATGATCACCCCGCCCTTCGGCGTGAACCTGTTCGCCGCCAGCTCGATCTCGGGCGTGCCGCTCGAGCGCATGGTACGTCCGCTGCTGCCCTTCGTCGCCACCGTGATCGCCTGCCTGATGATCGTCACCTACGTGCCGCAGATCAGCCTGGTGCTGCGCGACCTCGTCTATCGCTGA
- a CDS encoding HupE/UreJ family protein: MKTVRLPIPSAFVLALAGASGAAFAHPGHTHGTEGFLGALVHAFTDPAVLLPLIAVGAWLAWRAARRPD, translated from the coding sequence ATGAAGACCGTCCGCCTGCCCATCCCGTCCGCCTTCGTCCTCGCCCTTGCCGGCGCATCGGGCGCCGCCTTCGCCCATCCCGGGCACACCCACGGCACGGAGGGTTTCCTCGGCGCCCTCGTCCATGCCTTCACCGATCCCGCTGTGCTGCTGCCGCTGATCGCGGTCGGGGCCTGGCTGGCGTGGCGGGCGGCACGTCGGCCCGACTAG
- the ureG gene encoding urease accessory protein UreG — protein sequence MTPLPVSFGGPADAPSVSPSAARGPLRVGIGGPVGSGKTALTLALCLALRDKYDIAVVTNDIYTAEDAQFLVRNQALAPERIIGVETGGCPHTAIREDASINLEAVDRLNARFPGLDIIFVESGGDNLAATFSPELSDLTLYVIDVSAGDKIPRKGGPGITRSDLLVINKIDLAPLVGASLEVMDRDARRMRGARPFVFSNQKTGQGLADIIDFIERQGLLAAAAR from the coding sequence ATGACCCCGCTTCCCGTCTCCTTCGGCGGCCCGGCCGACGCCCCCTCCGTCTCCCCGTCCGCCGCGCGCGGCCCGCTGCGGGTCGGCATCGGCGGCCCGGTCGGCTCCGGCAAGACCGCGCTGACCCTGGCGCTGTGCCTGGCGCTGCGCGACAAGTACGACATCGCCGTGGTCACCAACGACATCTACACCGCCGAGGACGCCCAGTTCCTGGTGCGCAACCAGGCGCTGGCGCCGGAGCGCATCATCGGGGTGGAGACCGGTGGTTGTCCGCACACCGCGATCCGCGAGGATGCGTCGATCAACCTCGAGGCGGTGGACCGCCTGAATGCGCGCTTTCCCGGGCTGGACATCATCTTCGTCGAGTCCGGCGGCGACAACCTCGCCGCCACCTTCTCGCCCGAGCTCTCCGACCTGACGCTCTACGTCATCGACGTCTCCGCCGGCGACAAGATCCCGCGCAAGGGCGGCCCCGGCATCACCCGCAGCGACCTGCTGGTGATCAACAAGATCGATCTTGCGCCGCTGGTCGGCGCCTCGCTCGAGGTCATGGACCGCGATGCGCGCCGGATGCGCGGTGCGCGGCCCTTCGTGTTCTCCAACCAGAAGACCGGCCAGGGGCTTGCCGATATCATCGACTTCATCGAACGCCAGGGCCTGCTCGCCGCCGCGGCGAGGTGA
- a CDS encoding urease accessory UreF family protein, whose amino-acid sequence MPANDARAGPAGPGLLPLVRLLQLASPALPVGAYTYSQGLEWAVESGAIRGEADAAAWIGDLLEWSLARFEAPLLARQLDAWRAGDDGEVARLNDDFLASRETAELRAETAQMGWSLVKLLAELDAFAALPGWRARLLAIEAPCFPSAWSAAAAAWQVPAEQALAAYLWAWAENQVMAAVKAVPLGQSAGQRLLATLGRRIPPLVETALHLPEARWSNYTPGLAIASSRHETQYTRLFRS is encoded by the coding sequence TTGCCGGCGAATGATGCGCGTGCAGGGCCGGCCGGCCCGGGCCTGCTGCCCCTGGTCCGCCTGCTGCAACTGGCCAGCCCGGCGCTGCCGGTGGGCGCCTATACCTACTCGCAGGGCCTGGAGTGGGCGGTGGAGAGCGGCGCGATCCGCGGCGAAGCCGATGCCGCGGCGTGGATCGGCGACCTGCTGGAGTGGAGCCTGGCGCGCTTCGAGGCGCCGCTGCTGGCGCGTCAGCTCGACGCCTGGCGCGCGGGTGACGATGGCGAGGTGGCGCGGCTCAACGACGACTTCCTCGCCAGCCGCGAGACCGCGGAGCTGCGCGCCGAGACCGCGCAGATGGGCTGGTCGCTGGTGAAGCTGCTCGCCGAGCTCGATGCCTTCGCCGCGCTGCCCGGATGGCGCGCGCGCCTGCTGGCGATCGAGGCGCCCTGCTTCCCGAGCGCATGGTCCGCCGCCGCCGCGGCCTGGCAGGTGCCGGCCGAGCAGGCGCTCGCCGCCTACCTGTGGGCCTGGGCGGAGAACCAGGTGATGGCGGCGGTGAAGGCGGTGCCGCTCGGCCAGAGCGCTGGTCAGCGCCTGCTGGCGACGCTGGGTCGGCGCATCCCGCCCCTGGTCGAGACCGCACTGCATCTGCCCGAGGCGCGCTGGAGCAACTACACCCCCGGCCTGGCGATCGCCAGCAGCCGGCACGAAACCCAATACACGAGGCTGTTCAGATCATGA
- the ureE gene encoding urease accessory protein UreE, with the protein MPMTNDVLADFVMPTAAPAVLLIENLYAGDVPASDVLELDFGARTKSRLRTRLVSGAEVGLFLPRGTILRGGDRLFASDGRVVAVVSAPEDLLEARCATATELARAAFHLGNRHVAVQVGRDAGGDWLRIQADHVLEGMLVGLGALVSSLRAPFEPEAGAYAPGHQHPGDGSGARIHLMAGQ; encoded by the coding sequence ATGCCGATGACCAACGACGTCCTTGCCGACTTCGTGATGCCCACCGCAGCGCCCGCGGTGCTGCTGATCGAGAACCTGTACGCCGGCGACGTGCCGGCGAGCGATGTGCTCGAACTCGATTTCGGCGCACGCACCAAAAGCCGGCTGCGCACGCGGCTCGTCTCCGGCGCCGAGGTCGGCCTGTTCCTGCCGCGTGGCACCATCCTGCGCGGCGGCGACCGCCTGTTCGCAAGCGACGGGCGCGTCGTCGCCGTCGTCTCCGCGCCAGAGGACCTGCTCGAGGCGCGCTGTGCCACCGCGACCGAGCTCGCGCGCGCGGCCTTCCACCTCGGCAACCGCCACGTCGCCGTGCAGGTGGGGCGGGACGCGGGCGGCGACTGGCTGCGCATCCAGGCCGACCACGTGCTCGAGGGCATGCTCGTCGGCCTCGGCGCGCTGGTGAGTTCGCTGCGTGCGCCCTTCGAACCCGAGGCCGGCGCCTACGCACCGGGCCACCAGCACCCGGGCGACGGCAGCGGCGCACGCATCCACTTGATGGCCGGGCAGTGA